TGCTCCTTCGTCTCGACGCCCTCGACAAGCACCGTGTGGCCCAGATTGCGCAGAAGCCTGACCATGTCCTGCAACAGGCTCAGGCCTCGAATCGTCTGGCAGTCATGCAAGAAGCTGCGGTCGATCTTGACGACGTCGAACTTGAACCGACGTAGCCAGGCCAGACCGGCAAAACCGGTTCCAAAATCGTCCAGCCAGATTTGAACCCCCAGGTTCCGCAACTGCTCGATATTTCTGGCGGCCTGCGCCTCAAGGAAAATATCGCTGCCTTCGGTCACTTCGAGCGCCAGCTTCTGGGGCGCCATGCCGTGCCGGCCAAGGATCTCGGTGATGTGCAGCGGAAAATTCGGAGCCTTGAGCTGGACGACCGACACGTTCGCGGACACGACCGATCCCAATCCGTGCTCGACCATGTCGCCGCAGGCCCGATCGATCAGCCACATTCCGAGTTCCTCGATCCCGCCGGTCTGCTCGGCGACGGGTATGAAGACGGATGGGCTGATCATGCTGCCGTCGAAGTCGCGCAGCCGCATCAACGACTCATGGCCAAGCACCTGGCCGGTCGTCGCATCGCAGATCGGCTGGTAAACGACGGAGACCAGTCGTTCCGAAACGGCGTGCTTGAGCAGCTCCGAGAGATTCTGGCTGGCGCGCTTCTGGTCGGTGGCCTGCGCGTCGTAGATCGTGAGGGTGGCGCGGCCTGAGAATTTCGACGCATAGAGCGCGCGGTCGGCCTCTTGCAGCAGTATCCGAAGCTCTATGCTGTGATCCGCGCGCGTCAACGAGGCGCCTGCGCTGATGGTGACGATGTTGAGCTTGTCGTCCCGATCGGGATGCGAGATCTTCAGATCTTCGACAGCCCGGCAGAATTGGTGCGTGACGTCGCGAAGATGATCCCGTCCGGCGACCTTGCAGAGCACGACGAATTCCTCGCCGCCATAACGTCCCGCGATGGCGTGGTTGGCCGCCGCCGTTTCGTCGAAGGCGCGGGCAAGTTCGATAAGGCAGTCGTCGCCGGCTTGATGGCCGAGCCGGTCATTGAACCGCTTGAAGTAGTCCACATCCATGAGAATGACGCCTATTTCGTCATTGTCCGTGGCCCATTCCTTGCACAGTTCCGCGAATTCCCGCGTGATCGCCCTGCGGTTCTTGAGCCCGGTAAGCGGGTCCGTATCGGCGATCTCGATGAGCTTCTGACCGTTCTCGATGGCGACCTGCTCCTGGATCTGCGCCTGAAGCGCATGCAGGAAGGTCTGGTACCGCTCCATGGCGAGACGCCATGAAAGATAAAGCGACAAAACGAGGCAATTCGCGAAATAGGTCGAAAGCACCAGGCGTGTGGCAAAGCCGGCATGAAGGTAGAACAGTGTGGCGCCGACGAAGGCGACCGTCACCGTCGCGGACGACAGCGCCGAGAGCCATAACCGGAAATTGAAGAACAGGTTGGCGCCGAGAATGAACACCGTGCCGAAGATGATGAAGTGGGACAGCGCCTCCTGATATGCGGTGCCTAGCGCCGACAGCAGCCATCCGATGGCGCCCGTCACGATCGCCAGGGCAGCAACGTAGTGCAGGGTGGTGATGGCCCGACTGTGTCGGGCGACGAGTTCGACAAGCACCAGGAAGGTCAATCCCAACGACAGGCGCGTCAGGATCAAACGGTCGGCGACGTCCGGGAAAAGAAACAAGTCGAAGGCGCCGTAGGAGATATAGCTCAACACCGCCGCCGCTATGCCCCAGCGCACGACCTTGCGATTCTGATCCGCGTTCTTCTGCAGGAGCATCGCAAAAAGTATCGGGTCAGCCGATTTCCACGAGGGGCGTGAAATCGCTTCGGTGACCCTCTGTGCCACATCCTCCGTCAGTTGCATTCAGTGCTCCTTGGCGATCATCCTGCGCGCGAGCGTCAAGTCCTCGCGCGAGGACGAAGGCAAGCCTGACCTATTATGAAACACTAATGTTGCTAACCGGCGGTAAACGCATCGCGCGATCGCTCCGACACGACGACCCGGCAAGGATTCCACACGGCAGCCTGGCGTTACGAGCCAGTTCAGAATCATGCTTTCCTCCCATCTGCAAGGGCAGTATCTCGCAACAATGGGGCTCCCGCCAATCTCCGAACATGTCTTTACCTTAACGCTTGTCCGGCCCCATTCCATTTGCCGTCGAATTGACCGCCCCGATGCTGGAACAGTCACCGTCGCAGATGGCTGAGCGGCACGTGGCCGGGGCCTTTGATGTTCTGCAGCACGAGCTGGGTGTGAACGTCGCGCACGCCGGGGAGCCGCATCAGCCGGTGCATGACGAAGGCGTTGAGATCGTCCACCGACGGCACCATGACATGCAGCAGGAAATCGTGGTCGCCGGTCATCGTCCAGCAGGACGAGACCTCGTCCATGCGCTGCACCGCGGCGATGAAGCTCTCCGGCGAACCGTCGCTGTGGCTCACCAGCCGCACCTGGATGAACACCTCGACCATCAAGCCGACGGCGCGGCGGCTGAGCACGGCGGCAAAACCCTTGATGATGCTGGCGCCTTGCAGCGCTTCGAAGCGGCGCGCGCAAGGCGTGGTCGACAGGCCGATCTCCTGCGCCAGCTCCGACACCGGCTTGCGCCCATCACGCTGCAGGATGTCGAGCATCTTTATCTCGAACTCATCCAACTGAGGCATTTTCACTCCCATCTGCACGTTTCAAAGCCAAGTTTACCTCAAAATCGCTCGTCAGGCCACAAATGAGGCTGAATTGCCTCACAGGCCTTGGCTACCATTAGGTGACCGTCCGCGGATCATGATTTTGAGGAGGAAGACATGACGATCAGCGTTGCCGACTATGCCCGCGACTGCGCGGCGCAGGGCCTGCGCGGCGACTATTCGGTCTGCCGCGCCGATTTCACCGTTGCGCAGGATTACAATTATTCGGCCGAGGAGCAGGCGGTGTGGCGCACGCTCTGCGACCGCCAGACGAAGCTGACGCAGAGGCTTGCGCACCGTTCCTATCTCGACGGCGTCGCGGCGCTTGGCCTGCTCGACAAAATTCCGGATTTCGACGCCGTCAGCGAGACGCTGCGCAAGCTGACCGGCTGGAAGATCGTGGCGGTGCCGGGCCTGATCCCCGCCGGCCCGTTTTTCGATCACCTGGCCAACCGGCGCTTCCCGGTCACCAACTGGCTGCGGACCCGCAAGGAACTGGACTACATCGTCGAGCCGGACATGTTCCACGACTTCTTCGGCCATGTGCCGATCCTGACCCAGCCGGTGTTCGCCGACTTCATGCAGATGTATGGCGAGAAGGCCGAGG
The window above is part of the Mesorhizobium sp. WSM4904 genome. Proteins encoded here:
- a CDS encoding GGDEF and EAL domain-containing protein, whose translation is MQLTEDVAQRVTEAISRPSWKSADPILFAMLLQKNADQNRKVVRWGIAAAVLSYISYGAFDLFLFPDVADRLILTRLSLGLTFLVLVELVARHSRAITTLHYVAALAIVTGAIGWLLSALGTAYQEALSHFIIFGTVFILGANLFFNFRLWLSALSSATVTVAFVGATLFYLHAGFATRLVLSTYFANCLVLSLYLSWRLAMERYQTFLHALQAQIQEQVAIENGQKLIEIADTDPLTGLKNRRAITREFAELCKEWATDNDEIGVILMDVDYFKRFNDRLGHQAGDDCLIELARAFDETAAANHAIAGRYGGEEFVVLCKVAGRDHLRDVTHQFCRAVEDLKISHPDRDDKLNIVTISAGASLTRADHSIELRILLQEADRALYASKFSGRATLTIYDAQATDQKRASQNLSELLKHAVSERLVSVVYQPICDATTGQVLGHESLMRLRDFDGSMISPSVFIPVAEQTGGIEELGMWLIDRACGDMVEHGLGSVVSANVSVVQLKAPNFPLHITEILGRHGMAPQKLALEVTEGSDIFLEAQAARNIEQLRNLGVQIWLDDFGTGFAGLAWLRRFKFDVVKIDRSFLHDCQTIRGLSLLQDMVRLLRNLGHTVLVEGVETKEQQSLLQHMGIQSVQGFLTGRPVPIEEIKQARRELVA
- a CDS encoding Lrp/AsnC family transcriptional regulator produces the protein MPQLDEFEIKMLDILQRDGRKPVSELAQEIGLSTTPCARRFEALQGASIIKGFAAVLSRRAVGLMVEVFIQVRLVSHSDGSPESFIAAVQRMDEVSSCWTMTGDHDFLLHVMVPSVDDLNAFVMHRLMRLPGVRDVHTQLVLQNIKGPGHVPLSHLRR
- the phhA gene encoding phenylalanine 4-monooxygenase; translated protein: MTISVADYARDCAAQGLRGDYSVCRADFTVAQDYNYSAEEQAVWRTLCDRQTKLTQRLAHRSYLDGVAALGLLDKIPDFDAVSETLRKLTGWKIVAVPGLIPAGPFFDHLANRRFPVTNWLRTRKELDYIVEPDMFHDFFGHVPILTQPVFADFMQMYGEKAEDLIALGGDEMITRLYWYSAEYGLIQEPGQPLKAFGAGLMSSFTELQFAVESKDAHHVPFDLETVMRTGYEIDKFQRAYFVLPSFDALRDAFASDALADIVTRFKGQPALDPATV